A single genomic interval of Electrophorus electricus isolate fEleEle1 chromosome 2, fEleEle1.pri, whole genome shotgun sequence harbors:
- the acsbg1 gene encoding long-chain-fatty-acid--CoA ligase ACSBG1 isoform X1, translated as MSSNGIFQHTACNKSHHSYEEKLQSSSEHLSPGLMTDLREEGKEQVMDNETPEKKCVEEVLEGVSLAPAHCLWTTEANGSVRLRIDELCPQEPITVHQMFMTSVQKYGNLFALATKRNDKWEKITFSEYYHLSRMAAKSFLKLGLERFHSVAILGFNSEEWFLSAVGAVFAGGLMTGIYATNSPEACLYVASDSRANVIVVENQKQLDKILQIKDNLTHLKAIVQYSGPLQKKMPNLYSWEEFMGFGVDISDKSLDDIIDSQKANQCCVLIYTSGTTGMPKGVMLSHDNITWTARHASQAGDMQPAEVKQETIVSYLPLSHIAGQIYDLWTGIQWGELVYFAQPDALKGSLITTLREASPSSHMGVPRVWEKIMEKIKEEISHSAYMKKKLVTWAMSVILDANQRSTKDEEKSFVFTLADSLVMEKLRAELGFSRCQKFFSGAAPIGSDTMQFFLGLNIWIYEVYGMSESAGPHFMSGPKACKLLSCGKVVPGCRCKLANIDADGIGEVCFWGRNVFMGYLNMEDKTMEALGEDGWLRSGDLAKMDEEGFLYITGRIKELIITAGGENIPPLPIEQAVKREIPIISNAMLIGDKRKFLSILLTLKCVTNPETMEPTDNLSLEAVEYCQQLGSQARNVSDIIGGRDKVVNHAIQEGIDRVNAKATSNAQRIQKWTILRKEFSGSGGELGPTMKLRRPIVLKMYQSEIETFYRE; from the exons ATGAGCAGTAATGGAATATTCCAACATACAGCTTGCAACAAAAGTCATCATAGTTATGAAGAGAAACTTCAAAGCAG CTCGGAGCATTTGTCTCCAGGGCTCATGACAGACCtgagagaagaaggaaaagaacaggTTATGGATAATGAAACAC CAGAGAAAAAGTGTGTTGAAGAGGTTCTGGAAGGGGTGTCTTTGGCACCAGCTCATTGCCTTTGGACCACAGAGGCGAATGGATCAGTGCGACTCAGAATTGATGAACTTTGCCCTCAGGAACCCATCACAGTGCATCAGATGTTCATGACCTCAGTTCAGAAATACGGAAATTTGTTTGCCCTGGCAACTAAAAGAAATGATAAATGGGAAAAGATCACATTCTCCGAATACTACCATTTAAGCAGGATGGCTGCCAAGAGCTTTCTAAAG TTGGGCCTAGAGCGTTTCCACAGTGTGGCCATTTTAGGATTTAATTCAGAAGAGTGGTTCCTTTCTGCTGTAGGAGCTGTTTTTGCAGG GGGTTTAATGACAGGGATCTATGCCACAAACTCACCAGAAGCCTGCCTTTATGTGGCTAGTGACTCAAGAGCAAATGTCATTGTAGTTGAGAACCAAAAGCAGCTGGATAAAATTTTGCAG ATAAAAGATAACCTAACACATTTAAAAGCGATTGTGCAGTATTCCGGGccactgcagaaaaaaatgcCCAATCTCTATTCA TGGGAGGAATTCATGGGTTTTGGAGTGGACATTTCTGACAAATCACTTGACGACATTATTGACAGTCAGAAAGCCAACCAATGCTGTGTACTCATCTATACCTCGGGAACCACAGGCATGCCAAAAGGAGTTATGCTCAGCCATGACAAT ATTACATGGACAGCTCGCCATGCTAGTCAGGCTGGTGACATGCAGCCTGCTGAGGTGAAACAGGAAACAATAGTGAGCTACCTGCCATTGAGCCACATTGCTGGTCAGATCTATGATCTGTGGACAGGGATCCAGTGGGGGGAGCTAGTCTACTTTGCTCAGCCTGATGCTTTGAAG GGGAGCTTAATAACCACTCTTAGAGAGGCCAGCCCTTCATCACATATGGGAGTTCCCCGTGTTTGGGAAAAAAtaatggagaaaataaaagaggaGATTTCTCACAGTGCATACATGAAAAAGAAACTTGTGACCTGGGCCATGTCAGTTATCTTGGACGCAAATCAAAGGTCCACAAA GGATGAAGAGAAATCATTTGTCTTCACTCTAGCAGATTCCCTTGTCATGGAGAAACTTCGTGCTGAACTAGGCTTCTCTCGTTGTCAAAAATTCTTCTCTGGTGCAGCTCCCATTGGAAGCGATACTATGCAATTCTTCCTTGGCCTCAACATCTGGATATATGAGGTCTATGGGATGAGCGAGAGTGCTGGACCTCACTTTATGTCTGGCCCCAAGGCCTGCAAACTCCTAAG TTGTGGTAAAGTAGTTCCTGGCTGCAGATGTAAACTAGCCAATATAGATGCAGATGGCATTGGGGAGGTGTGCTTTTGGGGGCGTAACGTTTTCATGGGGTATCTCAACATGGAGGATAAGACAATGGAAGCCTTGGGTGAGGATGGCTGGCTACGTTCTGGAGACTTGGCCAAGATGGATGAGGAAGGATTCCTTTACATCACTGGAAGGATAAAAG AGTTAATAATTACTGCTGGTGGAGAGAATATTCCTCCACTCCCCATAGAGCAAGCTGTGAAAAGGGAGATACCCATCATCAGCAATGCTATGCTGATAGGGGACAAGAGAAAGTTTCTATCCATACTTCTCACACTCAAG TGTGTCACCAATCCTGAAACCATGGAGCCTACTGATAACCTTAGCTTGGAGGCTGTGGAATACTGTCAGCAGCTTGGAAGCCAAGCAAGAAATGTTTCAGATATAATAGGTGGGAGAGACAAGGTGGTGAACCACGCCATTCAAGAGGGAATTGATCGGGTCAATGCAAAGGCCACTTCCAATGCCCAACGAATTCAGAAATGGACCATCTTAAGGAAAGAGTTTTCAGGCTCCGGAGGAGAGTTAG GCCCAACAATGAAACTGCGACGACCCATTGTCCTAAAGATGTACCAGAGTGAGATCGAGACCTTCTACCGAGAATGA
- the idh3a gene encoding isocitrate dehydrogenase [NAD] subunit alpha, mitochondrial isoform X1, protein MAGNALRSTLSRVLGAVKSQTQPRTFSRGVHTVTLIPGDGIGPEISTAVMKIFEAAKVPIQWEERNVTAIKGPGGKWMIPPEAKESMDRSKIGLKGPLKTPIAAGHPSMNLLLRKTFDLYANVRPCVSIEGYKTPYTDVDLVTIRENTEGEYSGIEHVIVDGVVQSIKLITEQASRRIAEYAFEYARNNQRSSVTAVHKANIMRMSDGLFLRKCREVAENYKDVKFTEMYLDTVCLNMVQDPTQFDVLVMPNLYGDILSDLCAGLIGGLGVTPSGNIGANGVAIFESVHGTAPDIAGKDLANPTALLLSAVMMLRHMGLHADAKKIETACYDTIRDKKVLTKDLGGNSKCSEFTTEICRRVQDMD, encoded by the exons ttGTCTCGTGTCCTAGGTGCTGTGAAAAGTCAAACACAGCCCAGAACATTTTCCAGAGGA GTGCACACTGTAACATTAATTCCAGGAGATGGAATTGGCCCAGAGATCTCCACTGCTGTAATGAAGATTTTTGAAGCAGCTAAA GTTCCTATTCAGTGGGAGGAAAGAAACGTTACAGCCATAAAAGGACCAGGAGGCAAATGGATGATTCCTCCTGAAGCCAAAGAGTCAATGGACAGAAGCAAAATAGGGCTAAAGG GTCCTCTGAAGACACCTATTGCTGCTGGCCATCCCTCCATGAACCTACTTCTCAGGAAGACCTTTGACCTGTATGCCAACGTGCGCCCATGTGTGTCTATTGAGGGCTATAAGACCCCTTACACAGATGTCGACCTGGTTACCAttagagaaaacacagagggagagtacAGTGGAATTGAACATGTG ATTGTGGATGGGGTTGTGCAGAGTATTAAGCTCATCACAGAGCAGGCAAGCCGCCGCATTGCAGAGTATGCCTTTGAGTATGCCAGGAATAACCAAAGAAGCAGTGTTACAGCTGTTCACAAGGCCAACATCAT GCGCATGTCTGATGGCCTCTTCCTAAGAAAGTGCAGAGAGGTGGCTGAGAACTACAAGGATGTGAAGTTCACAGAGATGTACCTAGATACAGTTTGTCTCAAT ATGGTGCAGGATCCCACTCAGTTTGACGTGCTCGTCATGCCCAACCTTTATGGTGATATTCTGAG tgatctttgTGCGGGACTAATTGGAGGTCTAGGAGTGACTCCTAGTGGCAACATTGGTGCCAATGGTGTTGCCATATTTGAATCG gtgcaTGGAACTGCACCTGACATTGCTGGCAAAGACCTGGCCAACCCCACAGCCCTTCTGCTTAGTGCTGTGATGATGCTACGACACATGGGATTGCACGCGGATGCCAAGAAAATTGAGACTGCCTGCTATGACACCATCCGGGACAAGAAG GTTTTGACCAAAGACCTTGGTGGAAACTCCAAATGTTCTGAGTTCACAACAGAGATCTGCCGGAGAGTACAAGACATGGACTGA
- the dnaja gene encoding dnaJ homolog subfamily A member 4, whose amino-acid sequence MVRETGYYDILGVNPKASHDEIKKAYRKLALKYHPDKNPNEGEKFKLISQAYEVLSDPKKRDLYDQGGEQAIKEGGLGGGDFSSPMDIFNMFFGGGGRTQRERRGKNVVHQLSVTLEEMYNGSTRKLGLQKNVICEKCDGYGGKKGTLEKCSNCKGRGVQIQVQQIGPGMIQQIQSMCSECQGQGERFSAKDRCKNCNGHKVERKKKILEVHIDKGMKDGQKITFHGEGDQEPGLEPGDVIIVLDQKDHAVYKRQEDNLIMKMQIKLVEALCGFRKTIHTLDNRLLVINSPPGKVVKQNDLKCVRNEGMPLYRDPYEKGLLIVKFDVEFPDNHWLPENMFLQLEQLLPERDGVMVTDDMEEVDLCEVDIESQRRKYSGEVYEEDEGHRGHGVQCQTQ is encoded by the exons ATGGTTCGTGAGACCGGCTACTACGACATTCTTGGAGTGAACCCCAAAGCTTCTCACGATGAAATCAAGAAAGCATATCGAAAACTAGCACTGAAATATCACCCTGATAAAAATCCGAACGAAGGCGAAAAG TTCAAGCTTATATCACAAGCTTATGAAGTCCTGTCGGATCCTAAAAAGCGAGACTTGTATGACCAAGGAGGTGAACAAGCCATCAAAGAAGGGGGCCTGGGTGGAGGAGATTTCTCTTCTCCCATGGACATTTTCAACATGTTTTTTGGTGGTGGAGGCAGaacacagagggaaagaagag GGAAGAATGTAGTCCACCAACTAAGTGTCACACTTGAAGAAATGTACAATGGTTCAACACGGAAACTTGGTCTACAGAAGAATGTAATTTGTGAGAAATGTGATG GCTATGGAGGAAAGAAAGGGACTCTTGAAAAATGTTCCAACTGCAAAGGCAGAGGAGTTCAAATCCAGGTGCAACAGATCGGACCAGGAATGATTCAGCAGATCCAAAGCATGTGCTCAGAATGCCAGGGACAGGGGGAGAGGTTTAGTGCTAAGGATCGCTGCAAAAACTGCAATGGGCACAAAGTGGAACGCAAAAAGAAGATTCTTGAGGTCCACATTGACAAAG GTATGAAAGATGGCCAGAAAATCACGTTCCATGGAGAAGGTGATCAGGAACCCGGACTGGAGCCTGGTGATGTTATCATTGTCCTGGACCAAAAGGACCATGCTGTATATAAGAGACAGGAAGACAACTTGATTATGAAGATGCAGATAAAACTGGTTGAAGCACTCTGTGGGTTCAGGAAGACGATACACACACTAGACAACAGACTACTTGTCATCAACTCGCCTCCTG GTAAAGTAGTAAAACAGAATGATTTGAAGTGTGTTCGGAATGAGGGAATGCCTTTGTATAGAGATCCATACGAGAAAGGACTGCTCATTGTTAAATTTGAT GTTGAGTTCCCAGATAATCACTGGCTCCCTGAGAATATGTTTCTCCAACTGGAGCAGCTGCTTCCTGAAAGGGATGGTGTAATGGTAACTGACGATATGGAAGAGGTGGACCTGTGTGAGGTGGACATTGAATCCCAGAGGAGGAAATATAGTGGAGAAGTgtatgaggaggatgaaggtcACAGAGGCCATGGAGTACAGTGCCAGACTCAGTAA
- the rps27l gene encoding 40S ribosomal protein S27-like — translation MPLARDLLHPAFDFERRQHKKKRLVQSPNSYFMDVKCPGCYKITTVFSHAQTVVLCVGCSTVLCQPTGGKARLTEGCSFRRKQH, via the exons ATGCCT CTGGCCAGAGATTTACTCCACCCTGCCTTTGATTTCGAGAGaagacagcacaaaaaaaagagactcGTGCAGAGTCCGAACTCTTACTTCATGGATGTGAAATGCCCAG GTTGTTATAAGATCACAACAGTGTTCAGTCATGCACAGACTGTGGTTTTATGTGTTGGGTGCTCAACGGTGCTCTGCCAGCCCACAGGAGGAAAGGCCAGGCTGACTGAAG GTTGTTCTTTCAGGAGAAAGCAACACTGA
- the LOC113573109 gene encoding ras-related protein Rab-8B, with protein MAKTYDYLFKLLLIGDSGVGKTCLLFRFSEDAFNTTFISTIGIDFKIRTVELNGKKIKLQIWDTAGQERFRTITTAYYRGAMGIMLVYDITSEKSFENIKNWIRNIEEHASSDVERMILGNKCDMNDRRQVSKERGEKLAIDYGIKFLETSAKTSINVEEAFFTLARDIMARLNRKMNDGSNSDGGAAVKITEKRSKKHSFFRCTLL; from the exons ATGGCTAAAACCTACGATTATCTCTTCAAACTCTTGCTCATAGGGGACAGCGGAGTTGGAAAGACATGTCTTCTGTTCCGATTCAGCGAGGACGCGTTTAACACCACCTTCATTTCTACAATCG GAATTGACTTTAAAATCAGAACTGTAGAGTTGAATGGAAAGAAAATCAAGCTCCAGATATG GGACACAGCAGGGCAGGAGAGATTCAGGACCATTACCACAGCGTACTACAGAGGAGCAATG GGCATTATGTTGGTGTATGATATCACTAGTGAAAAGTCCTTTGAAAACATCAAAAACTGGATTCGCAATATTGAGGAG CATGCATCTTCAGACGTAGAGCGGATGATTCTCGGGAACAAATGTGATATGAATGACAGGAGACAGGTGTCtaaggagaggggagagaag CTGGCAATAGACTATGGGATCAAGTTTTTGGAAACCAGTGCAAAAACCAGCATAAATGTGGAAGAGGCCTTTTTCACCCTGGCCAGGGACATTATGGCCAGACTCAACCGAAAAATG AACGATGGCAGCAACTCAGATGGTGGAGCGGCAGTTAAGATCACAGAAAAGCGTTCTAAGAAGCATAGCTTCTTCAGGTGTACACTGCTATGA
- the idh3a gene encoding isocitrate dehydrogenase [NAD] subunit alpha, mitochondrial isoform X2 — MKIFEAAKVPIQWEERNVTAIKGPGGKWMIPPEAKESMDRSKIGLKGPLKTPIAAGHPSMNLLLRKTFDLYANVRPCVSIEGYKTPYTDVDLVTIRENTEGEYSGIEHVIVDGVVQSIKLITEQASRRIAEYAFEYARNNQRSSVTAVHKANIMRMSDGLFLRKCREVAENYKDVKFTEMYLDTVCLNMVQDPTQFDVLVMPNLYGDILSDLCAGLIGGLGVTPSGNIGANGVAIFESVHGTAPDIAGKDLANPTALLLSAVMMLRHMGLHADAKKIETACYDTIRDKKVLTKDLGGNSKCSEFTTEICRRVQDMD, encoded by the exons ATGAAGATTTTTGAAGCAGCTAAA GTTCCTATTCAGTGGGAGGAAAGAAACGTTACAGCCATAAAAGGACCAGGAGGCAAATGGATGATTCCTCCTGAAGCCAAAGAGTCAATGGACAGAAGCAAAATAGGGCTAAAGG GTCCTCTGAAGACACCTATTGCTGCTGGCCATCCCTCCATGAACCTACTTCTCAGGAAGACCTTTGACCTGTATGCCAACGTGCGCCCATGTGTGTCTATTGAGGGCTATAAGACCCCTTACACAGATGTCGACCTGGTTACCAttagagaaaacacagagggagagtacAGTGGAATTGAACATGTG ATTGTGGATGGGGTTGTGCAGAGTATTAAGCTCATCACAGAGCAGGCAAGCCGCCGCATTGCAGAGTATGCCTTTGAGTATGCCAGGAATAACCAAAGAAGCAGTGTTACAGCTGTTCACAAGGCCAACATCAT GCGCATGTCTGATGGCCTCTTCCTAAGAAAGTGCAGAGAGGTGGCTGAGAACTACAAGGATGTGAAGTTCACAGAGATGTACCTAGATACAGTTTGTCTCAAT ATGGTGCAGGATCCCACTCAGTTTGACGTGCTCGTCATGCCCAACCTTTATGGTGATATTCTGAG tgatctttgTGCGGGACTAATTGGAGGTCTAGGAGTGACTCCTAGTGGCAACATTGGTGCCAATGGTGTTGCCATATTTGAATCG gtgcaTGGAACTGCACCTGACATTGCTGGCAAAGACCTGGCCAACCCCACAGCCCTTCTGCTTAGTGCTGTGATGATGCTACGACACATGGGATTGCACGCGGATGCCAAGAAAATTGAGACTGCCTGCTATGACACCATCCGGGACAAGAAG GTTTTGACCAAAGACCTTGGTGGAAACTCCAAATGTTCTGAGTTCACAACAGAGATCTGCCGGAGAGTACAAGACATGGACTGA
- the acsbg1 gene encoding long-chain-fatty-acid--CoA ligase ACSBG1 isoform X2, with the protein MSSNGIFQHTACNKSHHSYEEKLQSSSEHLSPGLMTDLREEGKEQVMDNETQKKCVEEVLEGVSLAPAHCLWTTEANGSVRLRIDELCPQEPITVHQMFMTSVQKYGNLFALATKRNDKWEKITFSEYYHLSRMAAKSFLKLGLERFHSVAILGFNSEEWFLSAVGAVFAGGLMTGIYATNSPEACLYVASDSRANVIVVENQKQLDKILQIKDNLTHLKAIVQYSGPLQKKMPNLYSWEEFMGFGVDISDKSLDDIIDSQKANQCCVLIYTSGTTGMPKGVMLSHDNITWTARHASQAGDMQPAEVKQETIVSYLPLSHIAGQIYDLWTGIQWGELVYFAQPDALKGSLITTLREASPSSHMGVPRVWEKIMEKIKEEISHSAYMKKKLVTWAMSVILDANQRSTKDEEKSFVFTLADSLVMEKLRAELGFSRCQKFFSGAAPIGSDTMQFFLGLNIWIYEVYGMSESAGPHFMSGPKACKLLSCGKVVPGCRCKLANIDADGIGEVCFWGRNVFMGYLNMEDKTMEALGEDGWLRSGDLAKMDEEGFLYITGRIKELIITAGGENIPPLPIEQAVKREIPIISNAMLIGDKRKFLSILLTLKCVTNPETMEPTDNLSLEAVEYCQQLGSQARNVSDIIGGRDKVVNHAIQEGIDRVNAKATSNAQRIQKWTILRKEFSGSGGELGPTMKLRRPIVLKMYQSEIETFYRE; encoded by the exons ATGAGCAGTAATGGAATATTCCAACATACAGCTTGCAACAAAAGTCATCATAGTTATGAAGAGAAACTTCAAAGCAG CTCGGAGCATTTGTCTCCAGGGCTCATGACAGACCtgagagaagaaggaaaagaacaggTTATGGATAATGAAACAC AGAAAAAGTGTGTTGAAGAGGTTCTGGAAGGGGTGTCTTTGGCACCAGCTCATTGCCTTTGGACCACAGAGGCGAATGGATCAGTGCGACTCAGAATTGATGAACTTTGCCCTCAGGAACCCATCACAGTGCATCAGATGTTCATGACCTCAGTTCAGAAATACGGAAATTTGTTTGCCCTGGCAACTAAAAGAAATGATAAATGGGAAAAGATCACATTCTCCGAATACTACCATTTAAGCAGGATGGCTGCCAAGAGCTTTCTAAAG TTGGGCCTAGAGCGTTTCCACAGTGTGGCCATTTTAGGATTTAATTCAGAAGAGTGGTTCCTTTCTGCTGTAGGAGCTGTTTTTGCAGG GGGTTTAATGACAGGGATCTATGCCACAAACTCACCAGAAGCCTGCCTTTATGTGGCTAGTGACTCAAGAGCAAATGTCATTGTAGTTGAGAACCAAAAGCAGCTGGATAAAATTTTGCAG ATAAAAGATAACCTAACACATTTAAAAGCGATTGTGCAGTATTCCGGGccactgcagaaaaaaatgcCCAATCTCTATTCA TGGGAGGAATTCATGGGTTTTGGAGTGGACATTTCTGACAAATCACTTGACGACATTATTGACAGTCAGAAAGCCAACCAATGCTGTGTACTCATCTATACCTCGGGAACCACAGGCATGCCAAAAGGAGTTATGCTCAGCCATGACAAT ATTACATGGACAGCTCGCCATGCTAGTCAGGCTGGTGACATGCAGCCTGCTGAGGTGAAACAGGAAACAATAGTGAGCTACCTGCCATTGAGCCACATTGCTGGTCAGATCTATGATCTGTGGACAGGGATCCAGTGGGGGGAGCTAGTCTACTTTGCTCAGCCTGATGCTTTGAAG GGGAGCTTAATAACCACTCTTAGAGAGGCCAGCCCTTCATCACATATGGGAGTTCCCCGTGTTTGGGAAAAAAtaatggagaaaataaaagaggaGATTTCTCACAGTGCATACATGAAAAAGAAACTTGTGACCTGGGCCATGTCAGTTATCTTGGACGCAAATCAAAGGTCCACAAA GGATGAAGAGAAATCATTTGTCTTCACTCTAGCAGATTCCCTTGTCATGGAGAAACTTCGTGCTGAACTAGGCTTCTCTCGTTGTCAAAAATTCTTCTCTGGTGCAGCTCCCATTGGAAGCGATACTATGCAATTCTTCCTTGGCCTCAACATCTGGATATATGAGGTCTATGGGATGAGCGAGAGTGCTGGACCTCACTTTATGTCTGGCCCCAAGGCCTGCAAACTCCTAAG TTGTGGTAAAGTAGTTCCTGGCTGCAGATGTAAACTAGCCAATATAGATGCAGATGGCATTGGGGAGGTGTGCTTTTGGGGGCGTAACGTTTTCATGGGGTATCTCAACATGGAGGATAAGACAATGGAAGCCTTGGGTGAGGATGGCTGGCTACGTTCTGGAGACTTGGCCAAGATGGATGAGGAAGGATTCCTTTACATCACTGGAAGGATAAAAG AGTTAATAATTACTGCTGGTGGAGAGAATATTCCTCCACTCCCCATAGAGCAAGCTGTGAAAAGGGAGATACCCATCATCAGCAATGCTATGCTGATAGGGGACAAGAGAAAGTTTCTATCCATACTTCTCACACTCAAG TGTGTCACCAATCCTGAAACCATGGAGCCTACTGATAACCTTAGCTTGGAGGCTGTGGAATACTGTCAGCAGCTTGGAAGCCAAGCAAGAAATGTTTCAGATATAATAGGTGGGAGAGACAAGGTGGTGAACCACGCCATTCAAGAGGGAATTGATCGGGTCAATGCAAAGGCCACTTCCAATGCCCAACGAATTCAGAAATGGACCATCTTAAGGAAAGAGTTTTCAGGCTCCGGAGGAGAGTTAG GCCCAACAATGAAACTGCGACGACCCATTGTCCTAAAGATGTACCAGAGTGAGATCGAGACCTTCTACCGAGAATGA